The following are encoded in a window of Pectinophora gossypiella chromosome 8, ilPecGoss1.1, whole genome shotgun sequence genomic DNA:
- the LOC126368644 gene encoding uncharacterized protein LOC126368644 produces MADVVTDDKYERDFTSTLIELYRKHPVLWKVNHPLYSSRYQRSRAFKKIATALRPYKPKITEDYLKKKINVLRSNYNNVRRKIVIAERQGTNKCIKRAPWYYNELLFLAERGKKQRSSRKRRIIFAVEDDGSQEVEYYPDQPENDILPDTAPEESFEPTPASPHKLDDQKTITVERETIEIPEKEVDSEPEKYMTITTTYYRKPKSKEDYMTKAWAMKLNKLPALQRLHAERIINEVFYEAEMGNLSKDTQIGVVLP; encoded by the exons ATGGCAGACGTTGTGACTGATGACAAATACGAGCGTGACTTCACATCTACACTTATAGAATTATACAGAAAACATCCAGTACTATGGAAGGTCAATCACCCTCTTTATTCTAGCAGGTATCAAAGATCCCGCGCGTTCAAAAAAATCGCGACAGCGCTTCGACCATACAAACCTAAAATTACCGAAGATTATCTAAAAAAGAAGATTAACGTATTGAGGAGTAACTATAACAACGTGAGACGCAAAATAGTGATAGCGGAACGTCAAGGAACCAATAAATGTATTAAACGAGCACCCTGGTATTACAACGAACTATTATTCCTTGCTGAGCGAGGGAAAAAACAAAGAAGTTCCAGAAAACGACGAATAATTTTC gCTGTTGAAGATGATGGCAGCCAAGAAGTAGAATATTATCCAGACCAACCAGAAAATGATATTTTACCTGATACTGCACCTGAAGAATCATTTGAACCTACGCCAGCTTCGCCTCACAAACTCGACGACCAAAAAACTATAACAGTAGAAAGAGAAACAATTGAAATTCCTGAAAAAGAAGTAGATTCAGAACCAGAAAAATACATGACTATTACAACTACGTATTATAGAAAACCAAAATCTAAAGAAGATTATATGACAAAAGCATGGGcgatgaaattaaataaattgccaGCATTACAAAGGCTGCACGCAGAAAGGATTAtaaacgaggtgttttatgAAGCAGAGATGGGAAACTTATCCAAAGACACCCAAATTGGTGTCGTGTTGCCATAG